GCGCCCTTCGACTGCGCGCTTCGCGCTCCGCTCAGGACGAACGATAGCAGGTCGTTCGTGCTGAGCGAAGTCGAAGCACCCTGAGACTTACTTGGCGGCTGCCATCCGCTCGGCGGCCTTGTCCCAGTTCACCACGTCCCACCAGGCCTTGAGGTAATCGGCGCGGCGGTTGTTGTAGGTGAGGTAGTAGGCGTGCTCCCACACGTCGTTGCCGATGATCGGCGTGCCCTTGACCTCGGCGACGTCCATCAGCGGATTGTCCTGGTTGGGAGTCGAGGAGACGACGAGGCCCTGCCCCGGCACCGCGACCAGCCACACCCAGCCCGAACCGAACTGGCCCGCTCCCGCGGCGTTGAACTTCTCCTTGAGGCCGTCGAGGCCGCCGAAGGCGCTGTCGATGGCGCTGGCGAGCTCGCCCGACGGGCTGCCGCCGCCCGGCGTCATCGCTTCCCAGAAGAAGCTGTGGTTCCAGTGACCGCCGCCATTGTTGCGCACGACCTTGGAGCCGGCACCGGCGTTGGCGACCAGTTCCTCGAGGCTCTTGCCCTGCAGGGCCGAGTCGCCCTCGACCGCCTTGTTGAGGTTGTCGACATAGGTCTGGTGATGCTTGTCGTGGTGGAGCTTCATGGTCGTCGCGTCGATCGTCGGCTCGAGCGCGGCATAATCGTACGGCAGGGGGGCGACTTCGAAGGCCATGGGTATTGCTCCTGATGGTATGGACGTACCGGCCATGTGGTTGGCGGCGATGCCATAGTCAACGCGGTCGCGCCGTGAAGGTTACGCGGGCTCGCTGTCCATCAGCTTGTGGCGCTTCAGCGCGTGGCGGAGCTGGTCGTAGGAGAGCGACAGGGCCGCCGCGGTGGCGCGCTGGTTGAAGCGATTGGCCTTGAGCGCTTCCTCGAGGATGGCGCGCTCGAAGCTGGTCACGGCGGCCCGGAAGTCGCTGGTGACATGGCTTGGCAGGCGCTGCTCGGAAGCGACTGGCGCGGCGACATTTTCCTCGGCGCCTTCGGATGCGATCTGGGGCGTCTGCGAAGCCGCCTGCCCGAGCGCCCAGGGCGAGGAGAAGGGGTCGAACTGGATCGCCGCGATCGGCTTTTCGGGTTCGTCCCAGCGATAGACCGCGCGCTCGACCACGTTCCGCAGTTCGCGCACGTTCCCGGGCCAGGGATGGCGCTCGAGCGCGAGCTTCGCCTCGGCCGAGAAACCGGGCCACCCGCCCCATTCGAGCTCGGACGCCATGCGCCGCCCGAAATGCTCGGCGAGGAGCGGCACGTCGCCCGCGCGCAGCCGGAGCGGCGGCAGTGTCACGACCTCGAAGCTCAGCCGGTCGAGGAGATCGGCGCGGAAGCGGCCCTCGTCGACGAGCTTGGGCAAATGCTCGTTGGTGGCGGCGACGATGCGGACGTCGACCTTGACCGGCTTCGACGCCCCGATCCGCGTGATCTCGCCATATTCGACCGCGCGCAGCAGCCGGTCCTGCGCCGGGCTCGACAGCGTCGCCAGTTCGTCGAGGAACAACGTGCCGCCATCGGCTTCCTCGAAGCGGCCCTTGCGGGTCTTGGCGGCGCCGGTGAAGGCGCCCGCCTCGTGCCCGAACAATTCGGCCTCGATCAGGTTTTCCGGGAGGGCGGCGCAGTTCATCGTCACCAGCGGCCCCGCCCAGCGCGACGACAGGTGGTGCAGGCGCTCGGCGATCAGCTCCTTGCCGGTCCCGCGCTCCCCGATCACAAGGACCGGGCGGTTGAGCGGCGCGGCGCGGCTGGCGCGCTCGACCGCGTCCATGAAGGCAAGGCTCGAGCCGATGAAATTCTGCACCCGCGGCATGGGAAGGAGTTGGTGCAATTTTCCAAGTCTTGGCAAGCGCTTTCAGGCAGACCGACGAACGGCGGTGGCCGAAATAGCGGAAAACCGGCAATGGCACGTCCCCTGCATATCCCAATTCAGGCAGGGACCCCACGCCAAGTGAGGTAGGATTACTAATGAGCATCTTTTCCCGCACCCGGGACATCATGGCCGCCAATCTGACCGAGCTCCTCGACCGGGCCGAAGACCCGTCGCGGATGATCCGAATGGTCATCCTCGAGATGGAGGAGACGCTGGTCGAAGTCCGCGCGTCCGCGGCCCGCAGCATTGCCGACGCCAAGGAAATGCGCCGCGCGATGGTTCGCCTCGAAGGGCTGATGGACAGCTGGACCGAGAAGGCCGAGCTCGCGCTCTCCAAGGGCCGCGAGGATCTCGCCAAGGCGGCGCTGATCGAGCGGCAGAAGGCGGCCGACATGGCCAAGGGCCTCGAGGACGAGGTCGCGGTCATCGACAACACGCTCAAGGCCTATGAGGGCGACATCGCCAAGATCCAGGGCAAGCTGCGCGAGGCCCGCGCCCGGCAGAACGCCATCTCGACCCGGATCGAGAGCGCGGTCACCCGCGCCAAGGCCCGCGAGCTGTTGAACGGCAGCCGCACCGAGGAAGCGTTCAGCCGGTTCGAGCTGCTCGAGCGCCGCGCCGACTTCGCCGAGGGCCGCGCCGAGGCGCTGGGCATGACCGGCCCCAAGAGCCTCGAGGAAGAAATCGCCGACCTGCGCGCCGAAGAGCAGGTCGACAAGGAACTGGAAGCGCTGAAAGCGCGCCTTGCGAACAAGGGGAATTAAGTCGTGGACTCATTTGCGGCAGTCTTGGTGGTTGCCACCCTCTTCATCGGCCTGCCCTGGCTGATCATGCACTATGTGACCCGCTGGAAGACCGCGGCGACGCTGACCGGTGGCGACGAGCGGCTGCTCGAAGAGCTGCACGACCTCGCCCGCCGGCTCGACGACCGGATGTGCTCGATCGAGCGCATCATGACCGCCGAGAACCCCAACTGGCGCCAGCAATGCGCGCCCGACCAGAGCAACGTTTTGCCCAGCCATGACAGCCTCGACATGGACCTCGACGCCGAGCTCGCCCGCCTCGCCGAGCGCAGCCGGGTTCGGGAGGCCCGCTGATGAGCGTCCAGCCCGCAACCCGCACGCGCT
This genomic window from Sphingomonas rosea contains:
- a CDS encoding superoxide dismutase, which produces MAFEVAPLPYDYAALEPTIDATTMKLHHDKHHQTYVDNLNKAVEGDSALQGKSLEELVANAGAGSKVVRNNGGGHWNHSFFWEAMTPGGGSPSGELASAIDSAFGGLDGLKEKFNAAGAGQFGSGWVWLVAVPGQGLVVSSTPNQDNPLMDVAEVKGTPIIGNDVWEHAYYLTYNNRRADYLKAWWDVVNWDKAAERMAAAK
- the pspF gene encoding phage shock protein operon transcriptional activator, with protein sequence MPRVQNFIGSSLAFMDAVERASRAAPLNRPVLVIGERGTGKELIAERLHHLSSRWAGPLVTMNCAALPENLIEAELFGHEAGAFTGAAKTRKGRFEEADGGTLFLDELATLSSPAQDRLLRAVEYGEITRIGASKPVKVDVRIVAATNEHLPKLVDEGRFRADLLDRLSFEVVTLPPLRLRAGDVPLLAEHFGRRMASELEWGGWPGFSAEAKLALERHPWPGNVRELRNVVERAVYRWDEPEKPIAAIQFDPFSSPWALGQAASQTPQIASEGAEENVAAPVASEQRLPSHVTSDFRAAVTSFERAILEEALKANRFNQRATAAALSLSYDQLRHALKRHKLMDSEPA
- the pspA gene encoding phage shock protein PspA, producing MSIFSRTRDIMAANLTELLDRAEDPSRMIRMVILEMEETLVEVRASAARSIADAKEMRRAMVRLEGLMDSWTEKAELALSKGREDLAKAALIERQKAADMAKGLEDEVAVIDNTLKAYEGDIAKIQGKLREARARQNAISTRIESAVTRAKARELLNGSRTEEAFSRFELLERRADFAEGRAEALGMTGPKSLEEEIADLRAEEQVDKELEALKARLANKGN
- the pspB gene encoding envelope stress response membrane protein PspB, with protein sequence MDSFAAVLVVATLFIGLPWLIMHYVTRWKTAATLTGGDERLLEELHDLARRLDDRMCSIERIMTAENPNWRQQCAPDQSNVLPSHDSLDMDLDAELARLAERSRVREAR